A window of the Myxococcus fulvus genome harbors these coding sequences:
- a CDS encoding TIGR02452 family protein has product MSLKELARQTVRITEQGQYVAPSGRVVQVGDLVERAVQGTVLYRPEDFSGLTPRGLAAGTAPRIEVTGEKTGQAARRLVEEEGLTRVAALNFASARNPGGGFLGGAKAQEEDLARCSALYPCLLTQREYYDANREERSALYTDHLIYSPDVPFFRDDSLELLERPFLLSVLTAPGPNAGVVLREDPRQRRQLHAVLRARALKVLQVAAHQGHEVLVLGAWGCGVFRNEPAEVARAFSSALTQLYGAFSRVVFAVYERGGDGPNLRAFQEHFGG; this is encoded by the coding sequence ATGTCGTTGAAGGAGCTTGCGCGCCAGACGGTGCGCATCACGGAGCAAGGACAGTACGTGGCGCCCTCGGGCCGGGTGGTCCAGGTGGGCGACCTGGTGGAGCGGGCGGTGCAAGGGACGGTGCTCTACCGTCCCGAGGACTTCTCGGGACTGACGCCTCGGGGGCTCGCGGCCGGCACGGCGCCGCGCATCGAGGTGACGGGCGAGAAGACGGGGCAGGCGGCGCGCAGGCTGGTGGAGGAGGAGGGGCTGACGCGCGTCGCGGCGCTCAACTTCGCCTCCGCGAGGAACCCGGGCGGCGGCTTCCTGGGCGGCGCGAAGGCGCAGGAGGAGGACCTGGCGCGCTGCTCGGCGCTCTATCCCTGCCTGCTCACGCAGCGCGAGTACTACGACGCCAACCGCGAGGAGCGCTCGGCGCTCTACACGGACCACCTCATCTATTCGCCGGACGTGCCGTTCTTCCGCGACGACTCGCTGGAGCTGTTGGAGCGGCCCTTCCTCCTCTCGGTGCTCACCGCGCCCGGGCCCAACGCGGGCGTGGTGCTGCGAGAGGACCCTCGGCAGCGGCGTCAGCTCCACGCGGTGCTGCGGGCGCGCGCGCTGAAGGTGCTCCAGGTCGCCGCGCATCAGGGGCATGAGGTCCTGGTGCTGGGGGCGTGGGGCTGCGGCGTCTTCCGCAACGAGCCGGCGGAGGTGGCGCGGGCGTTCTCGAGCGCGCTGACGCAGTTGTATGGCGCCTTCTCGCGCGTGGTCTTCGCCGTGTACGAGCGGGGCGGGGACGGGCCGAACCTGCGCGCCTTCCAGGAGCACTTCGGCGGTTGA
- the gstA gene encoding glutathione transferase GstA — protein MKLYYTNGACSLSPHIVLREAGLKFDVEKVDLRSKKTETGADFLAVNPKGYVPALVLDDGNVLTEGPAIVQYIADQAPQSKLAPANGTLPRYQLQETLNFISTELHKAFSPLFNPAFPEDGKAIYKERIAQRLKTLDGVLAKQSFLMGEQFTVADAYLFTVLNWSAPMKVDLEPFPAVRAFQARVAERPHVQAALVAEGLKK, from the coding sequence ATGAAGCTCTACTACACGAATGGCGCCTGTTCCCTGTCCCCGCACATCGTCCTGCGTGAGGCGGGTCTGAAGTTCGACGTCGAGAAGGTCGACCTGCGCTCCAAGAAGACGGAGACGGGCGCGGACTTCCTCGCCGTCAACCCCAAGGGCTATGTCCCCGCGCTCGTGCTCGACGACGGCAACGTGCTGACCGAGGGCCCCGCCATCGTCCAGTACATCGCGGACCAGGCGCCCCAGTCCAAGCTGGCCCCGGCCAACGGCACGCTGCCGCGCTACCAGCTCCAGGAGACGCTCAACTTCATCTCCACCGAGCTGCACAAGGCCTTCAGCCCCCTGTTCAACCCGGCGTTCCCCGAGGACGGCAAGGCCATCTACAAGGAGCGCATCGCGCAGCGCCTGAAGACGCTGGACGGCGTGCTGGCGAAGCAGTCGTTCCTGATGGGCGAGCAGTTCACCGTCGCGGACGCGTACCTGTTCACCGTGCTGAACTGGTCGGCGCCCATGAAGGTGGACCTGGAGCCGTTCCCGGCCGTGCGCGCCTTCCAGGCCCGCGTCGCCGAGCGTCCCCACGTGCAGGCGGCCCTGGTGGCCGAAGGCCTCAAGAAGTGA
- a CDS encoding VOC family protein codes for MSTAFVKLLVTDLPRSLAFYEALGFERTQSEPPFVRLQWAGAVDVYLVAPPAQLQLEGRRGLGVLVGIRVEGPSGLDELLLRAQAQGAPVEGPAVQPWHTREVVVTDPDGYRLNFIEPA; via the coding sequence GTGAGCACGGCGTTCGTCAAGCTGCTGGTCACGGACCTGCCGCGCTCGCTCGCGTTCTACGAGGCGCTCGGCTTCGAGCGCACCCAGTCCGAGCCGCCCTTCGTCCGCCTCCAGTGGGCGGGCGCGGTGGACGTCTACCTCGTCGCCCCTCCGGCGCAGCTCCAGTTGGAAGGACGACGCGGGCTGGGCGTGCTCGTGGGCATCCGTGTCGAGGGCCCCAGCGGACTGGACGAGCTGCTCCTGCGCGCCCAGGCCCAGGGAGCCCCGGTGGAAGGTCCCGCCGTGCAGCCCTGGCACACCCGGGAGGTCGTCGTCACCGACCCGGACGGCTACCGGCTCAACTTCATCGAGCCCGCTTGA
- a CDS encoding TetR/AcrR family transcriptional regulator has protein sequence MGIKERREREKQATRQRILDAARELYGQEGYEAMTMRRVAERIEYSPTAIYVHFKDKAALVRELCTHDFLRFAEVLNKVARVKDPLERLRKMGRAYIDFAREHPTTYRLLFMDRLPAEVGSTSEESLEQDNPEQDAYAFLRKTVQEAKDAGCFKPEHQDVELVSQVVWGGMHGLVALHLVKTQEDPWVDLRPLPRAAELMVELLLEGLAKKPSSPAGLKRAR, from the coding sequence ATGGGCATCAAGGAGCGGCGAGAGCGGGAGAAGCAGGCGACGCGGCAGCGCATCCTGGACGCGGCGCGCGAGCTCTATGGCCAGGAGGGCTACGAGGCGATGACCATGCGTCGGGTCGCCGAGCGCATCGAGTACAGCCCCACCGCCATCTACGTCCACTTCAAGGACAAGGCCGCGCTCGTGCGGGAGCTGTGCACGCACGACTTCCTGCGCTTCGCCGAGGTGCTCAACAAGGTCGCCCGGGTGAAGGACCCGCTGGAGCGGCTCAGGAAGATGGGCCGCGCGTACATCGACTTCGCCCGCGAGCACCCCACCACCTACCGGCTGCTCTTCATGGACCGCCTCCCCGCCGAGGTGGGGTCCACGTCCGAGGAGTCGCTCGAGCAGGACAATCCGGAGCAGGACGCCTACGCCTTCCTGCGCAAGACGGTGCAGGAGGCGAAGGACGCGGGCTGCTTCAAGCCCGAGCACCAGGACGTGGAGCTGGTGAGCCAGGTGGTGTGGGGCGGAATGCACGGCCTGGTGGCCCTGCACCTGGTGAAGACCCAGGAGGACCCGTGGGTGGACCTGCGCCCGCTGCCGCGCGCGGCGGAGCTGATGGTGGAGCTGCTGCTGGAGGGCCTCGCGAAGAAGCCCTCCAGCCCGGCGGGGCTCAAGCGGGCTCGATGA
- a CDS encoding efflux RND transporter permease subunit, with amino-acid sequence MRLSTAAVKNPQLTLVVFAMLVALGVSSALSIPRAEDPVFPMPSFSIVAVYPGASPSDLEQLVVDPLEDAFEELDDVKEVSSQMEDGLAQLEIEFESSSDVDDKHAEVLRQITATRPRLPAGLVRLEVIPHSASNVSVVQLALVGPHVPARELEKRADDLSDRLGRVAGVKKAEVFAAAKQEVRVSLDPERLARVGVSLDQVLQALTGANLNIPAGSVDVGTRRFNVKTGSEFTSLEQVRATVVAGGASGVVRVSDVAEVSFRDQDAVHLGRYNGERAAFVGVTQKDGGNVFVVRDAVLEVARAWAEELPAGMRLETGFDQSLQVRRRLGGFAVDFALALALVLVTLLPLGFRASLVVMVSIPLSLALGLAALHHAGFTLNQLSIVGFVIALGLLVDDSIVVVENIARLLRMGRTRVQAAIEGTSQIGLAVLGCTATLVLAFVPLVFLPGTSGQFIRGLPMAVVFTILASLLVSLTVIPLLSSLVLSKDEHPEGNRVLRWLHHGIERVYRPVLHRALARPVLTLAVAAGLFAGSLALVPVVGFSLFPKAGAPMFYVQVETPEGTSLTETDRAVRFVEDVLRRRPEVRSVSANAGRGQPSVYYNVQPSPERPNVGEVFAQLESYDARQTPALLDLLRAQLSTYPGARIEVREFEQGPPIEAPVAVRLVGPELEPLRELADRTQRVLEATPGTLYVKNPVQTRRTDLQVEVDREKAGRLGVPAAEVARAVRFGLAGLPAGSFRDEEGDDHPILVRLPLESGAWPALGALERLHVASVTGAQVPLGQVTRVRLEAGPNRITHHEGERSVTVSASVATGFINDNVIQEAMRRLDAEVKPPAGYRLEMAGELESRQESFDGVSAAGIIAAFGVLAVLVLEFRTFRGALIVASVIPLGLVGGIAALWLTGNTLSFTASIGFIALVGIEVKNSILLVDFTNQLRARGLSVDAAIEQAGETRFLPILLTTLTALGGLLPLALENSSLYSPLAWVIIGGLISSTVLTRVVTPVVYKLLAPEVEPEAEAREPAMSGGSVLSPGGAV; translated from the coding sequence ATGAGGCTGTCCACGGCGGCCGTGAAGAATCCCCAGCTCACCCTGGTGGTGTTCGCCATGTTGGTGGCGCTGGGCGTCTCCAGTGCCCTCTCCATCCCGCGCGCGGAGGACCCCGTCTTCCCGATGCCGAGCTTCTCCATCGTCGCCGTCTATCCCGGCGCGAGCCCCTCGGACCTCGAGCAGCTGGTGGTGGACCCGCTGGAGGACGCGTTCGAGGAGCTCGACGACGTGAAGGAGGTGTCCAGCCAGATGGAGGACGGGCTGGCGCAGCTGGAGATTGAGTTCGAGTCGTCCTCCGACGTGGACGACAAGCACGCGGAGGTGCTGCGGCAAATCACCGCCACGCGGCCCAGGCTCCCCGCGGGGCTGGTGCGCCTGGAGGTCATCCCCCACAGCGCGTCGAACGTGAGCGTGGTGCAGCTGGCGCTGGTGGGGCCGCACGTCCCGGCGCGCGAGCTGGAGAAGCGCGCGGATGACCTCTCGGACCGGCTGGGGCGCGTGGCGGGCGTGAAGAAGGCGGAGGTCTTCGCGGCGGCGAAGCAGGAGGTGCGCGTGTCCCTGGACCCCGAGCGCCTGGCGCGCGTGGGCGTGTCCCTGGACCAGGTGCTCCAGGCGCTCACGGGCGCCAACCTCAACATCCCCGCGGGCAGCGTGGACGTGGGCACGCGCCGCTTCAACGTGAAGACGGGCAGCGAGTTCACCTCGCTCGAGCAGGTGCGCGCCACGGTGGTGGCCGGCGGCGCGTCCGGCGTGGTCCGGGTGTCGGACGTGGCGGAGGTGTCCTTCCGCGACCAGGACGCCGTGCACCTGGGCCGCTACAACGGGGAGCGCGCGGCCTTCGTGGGCGTCACGCAGAAGGACGGCGGCAACGTCTTCGTGGTGCGCGACGCCGTGCTGGAGGTGGCCCGGGCGTGGGCGGAGGAGCTGCCGGCGGGGATGCGCCTGGAGACGGGCTTCGACCAGTCGCTCCAGGTGCGCAGGCGGCTGGGCGGCTTCGCGGTGGACTTCGCGCTGGCGCTGGCGCTGGTGCTGGTGACGCTCTTGCCGCTGGGCTTCCGGGCGAGCCTCGTGGTGATGGTCTCGATTCCCTTGTCCCTGGCGCTGGGGCTGGCCGCGCTGCACCACGCGGGCTTCACGCTCAACCAGCTCTCCATCGTCGGCTTCGTCATCGCGCTGGGCCTGCTGGTGGATGACAGCATCGTGGTGGTGGAGAACATCGCGCGCTTGCTGCGCATGGGGCGCACCCGGGTCCAGGCCGCCATCGAGGGGACGTCCCAGATTGGCCTGGCCGTGCTCGGCTGCACCGCCACGCTGGTGCTGGCCTTCGTGCCGCTGGTGTTCCTGCCCGGCACCTCCGGCCAGTTCATCCGGGGCCTGCCCATGGCGGTGGTGTTCACCATCCTCGCGTCGCTGCTGGTGTCGCTCACCGTGATTCCGCTGCTGTCGAGCCTGGTCCTCTCGAAGGACGAGCACCCGGAGGGCAACCGGGTGCTGCGCTGGCTCCACCACGGCATCGAGCGGGTGTACCGGCCCGTGCTGCACCGCGCGCTGGCGCGCCCCGTGCTGACGCTGGCGGTGGCGGCGGGGCTCTTCGCGGGCAGCCTCGCGCTGGTGCCGGTGGTGGGCTTCAGCCTCTTCCCCAAGGCCGGCGCGCCCATGTTCTACGTCCAGGTGGAGACGCCCGAGGGCACGAGCCTCACGGAGACGGACCGCGCGGTGCGCTTCGTGGAGGACGTGCTGCGCCGCCGTCCGGAGGTCCGCTCCGTGTCCGCCAACGCGGGCCGGGGGCAGCCGTCCGTCTACTACAACGTGCAGCCCAGCCCCGAGCGCCCCAACGTGGGCGAGGTCTTCGCGCAGCTGGAGTCGTATGATGCGCGCCAGACGCCCGCGCTGCTCGACCTGCTGCGCGCCCAGCTGTCCACGTACCCGGGCGCGCGCATCGAGGTGCGCGAGTTCGAGCAGGGGCCGCCCATCGAGGCGCCGGTGGCGGTGCGGCTGGTGGGGCCGGAGCTGGAGCCGCTGCGCGAACTGGCGGACCGGACGCAGCGCGTATTGGAGGCCACCCCGGGCACCCTCTACGTGAAGAACCCGGTGCAGACGCGCCGCACGGACCTGCAGGTGGAGGTGGACCGGGAGAAGGCCGGCCGGCTGGGCGTGCCCGCGGCGGAGGTGGCGCGCGCGGTGCGCTTCGGGCTCGCGGGGCTGCCCGCGGGCTCCTTCCGGGACGAGGAGGGCGACGACCATCCCATCCTCGTGCGGCTGCCCCTGGAGTCGGGCGCGTGGCCCGCGCTCGGCGCGCTGGAGCGGCTGCACGTGGCGAGCGTCACCGGCGCCCAGGTGCCGCTCGGACAGGTGACGCGCGTGCGGCTGGAGGCGGGCCCCAACCGCATCACCCACCACGAGGGCGAGCGCTCCGTCACCGTCTCCGCGAGCGTGGCGACCGGCTTCATCAACGACAACGTCATCCAGGAGGCGATGCGCCGGTTGGACGCGGAGGTGAAGCCGCCCGCGGGCTATCGCCTGGAGATGGCGGGAGAGCTGGAGAGCCGCCAGGAGAGCTTCGACGGCGTGTCCGCCGCCGGCATCATCGCGGCGTTCGGCGTGCTGGCGGTGCTGGTGCTGGAGTTCCGCACGTTCCGGGGCGCGCTCATCGTGGCGTCGGTGATTCCGCTGGGCCTGGTGGGCGGCATCGCCGCGCTGTGGCTCACCGGCAACACGCTGTCCTTCACCGCCTCCATCGGCTTCATCGCGCTGGTGGGCATCGAGGTGAAGAACAGCATCCTGCTGGTGGACTTCACGAACCAGCTGCGGGCCCGGGGCCTGTCGGTGGACGCGGCCATCGAGCAGGCGGGCGAGACGCGCTTTTTGCCCATCCTGCTCACCACCCTCACGGCGCTCGGCGGACTGTTGCCCCTGGCGCTGGAGAACAGCAGCCTCTACTCACCCCTGGCGTGGGTCATCATCGGCGGGTTGATTTCCTCCACCGTGCTCACCCGCGTGGTGACGCCCGTGGTGTACAAGCTGTTGGCCCCGGAGGTGGAGCCCGAAGCCGAGGCTCGCGAGCCGGCCATGTCCGGCGGTAGCGTCCTGTCCCCCGGAGGCGCGGTGTAG
- a CDS encoding efflux RND transporter periplasmic adaptor subunit encodes MMRAPSLSLCAAWVSGFAVLLLGLQSVAGCSPPATAASERASREEALVRVRSAVVMEEEVAQPVRASGALAAKQESRLSFKLGGIVQRISVEEGRTVTRGQVLAALDPSEVGPQVAQAREARDKAARDLERARSLYEAQVATRVQLQDATTAFEVAEAGLRVATFQQRQTSLVAPAAGRILRRMVEPGEVVAPGQALFLFASEEDGWVVRVELADRDVVRVREGDSAEVFLDAHPGRTFQARVREIASAATPGLGTAEVELELLLPPSDAAPRLLSGLSAKARVFPSERRALRFVPVEALLEGDGDTASVFVLAQDGQRATRRRVRVAFLSTEDGRAALSEGVEAGARVVTDGVSFLREGQPVAVVEAR; translated from the coding sequence ATGATGCGTGCCCCGTCGTTGAGCCTGTGCGCCGCGTGGGTGAGCGGTTTCGCCGTCCTCCTGTTGGGCCTGCAGTCGGTGGCGGGGTGCTCGCCTCCCGCCACCGCGGCGTCGGAGCGCGCCTCCCGGGAGGAGGCTTTGGTGCGGGTCCGCTCGGCGGTGGTGATGGAGGAGGAGGTCGCCCAGCCCGTGCGGGCCAGCGGCGCGCTGGCCGCGAAGCAGGAGTCGCGCCTGTCGTTCAAGCTGGGAGGCATCGTCCAGCGAATCTCCGTCGAGGAGGGACGCACGGTGACGCGCGGGCAGGTGCTGGCGGCGCTGGACCCCTCGGAGGTGGGCCCGCAGGTGGCGCAGGCGCGCGAGGCGCGGGACAAGGCCGCGCGTGATTTGGAGCGGGCCCGGAGTCTGTACGAGGCCCAGGTCGCCACCCGCGTGCAGCTCCAGGACGCCACCACCGCGTTCGAGGTCGCGGAGGCGGGCCTGCGGGTCGCCACCTTCCAGCAGCGCCAGACGAGCCTCGTCGCGCCCGCCGCCGGTCGCATCCTCCGGCGGATGGTGGAGCCCGGCGAGGTGGTGGCGCCCGGACAGGCGCTCTTCCTGTTCGCCAGCGAGGAGGACGGCTGGGTCGTCCGCGTGGAGCTGGCGGACCGTGACGTGGTGCGCGTGAGGGAAGGGGACTCCGCGGAGGTGTTCCTGGACGCCCATCCGGGCCGGACCTTCCAGGCGCGGGTGCGGGAGATCGCCAGCGCCGCCACGCCGGGGCTCGGCACGGCCGAGGTGGAGCTGGAGCTGCTCTTGCCCCCGTCGGACGCCGCGCCCAGGTTGCTGTCCGGGCTCTCCGCCAAGGCGCGCGTCTTCCCCTCGGAGCGGCGGGCGCTGCGCTTCGTCCCCGTGGAGGCGTTGCTGGAGGGGGACGGAGACACGGCCAGCGTCTTCGTCCTGGCCCAGGACGGCCAGCGCGCGACACGGCGCCGGGTGCGCGTGGCGTTCCTCTCCACCGAGGACGGCCGCGCGGCGTTGTCCGAGGGCGTCGAGGCGGGCGCCCGGGTCGTCACCGATGGCGTGTCCTTCCTGCGCGAGGGCCAGCCGGTGGCGGTGGTGGAGGCGCGATGA
- a CDS encoding GIY-YIG nuclease family protein codes for MSSRIASLLDHVRAHAENRPGVYRMLGPSSEVLYVGKSVRVRSRLLSYFRAEPGEKAADIIGHAHHVEWEHTPSEFAALLRELRLIKQHRPLYNVEHKRDRGHCFLHLTKEAVPRLHVVGRVNGASGDYYGPFHGPGAVSEVVRAVNDLLELRDCAADTPMRLADQGQLFPVKLEPLCMRGQLSRCLSPCAAGCTHAEYHARVTQARAFLEGNSDAPLVLLRERMALAARRLQFEYAAELRDRAERLEALRGWMVSLGRTMKRLSFVYTVPGYAGEDRVYILRRGSVRDERPAPRTPEEHEALAARVREVYERPEPETLGLKAHEAQEVMLIARWFHLHPEELEHGAAPGA; via the coding sequence ATGTCTTCCCGTATCGCCTCGCTCCTCGACCATGTCCGCGCGCACGCGGAGAACCGGCCCGGCGTGTACCGGATGCTGGGCCCGTCGAGCGAGGTGCTGTACGTGGGCAAGTCCGTGCGCGTGCGCTCGCGGCTGCTCTCCTACTTCCGCGCGGAGCCAGGCGAGAAGGCCGCGGACATCATCGGCCACGCGCACCACGTCGAGTGGGAGCACACGCCCAGCGAGTTCGCCGCGCTGCTGCGCGAGCTGCGCCTCATCAAGCAGCACCGCCCCCTCTACAACGTGGAGCACAAGCGGGACCGGGGGCACTGCTTCCTGCACCTCACGAAGGAGGCCGTCCCGCGCCTGCACGTGGTGGGACGCGTCAACGGCGCGAGCGGCGACTACTACGGCCCCTTCCACGGCCCGGGCGCGGTGTCGGAGGTGGTCCGCGCGGTGAACGACCTGCTCGAGCTGCGCGACTGCGCCGCGGACACGCCGATGCGACTGGCGGACCAGGGCCAGCTCTTCCCGGTGAAGCTGGAGCCCTTGTGCATGCGCGGCCAGCTCTCGCGCTGTCTTTCGCCCTGCGCGGCGGGCTGCACGCATGCGGAGTACCACGCGCGCGTCACCCAGGCCCGGGCCTTCCTGGAGGGGAACTCGGACGCGCCGCTGGTGCTCCTGCGCGAGCGCATGGCCCTGGCCGCGCGCCGCCTCCAGTTCGAGTACGCCGCGGAGCTGAGGGACCGCGCGGAGCGGCTCGAGGCGCTGCGCGGGTGGATGGTCTCCCTGGGTCGGACGATGAAGCGCCTGTCCTTCGTGTACACCGTGCCGGGTTACGCCGGAGAGGACCGCGTCTACATCCTGCGACGTGGCAGCGTGCGCGATGAGCGTCCCGCGCCCCGCACGCCCGAGGAGCACGAAGCGCTCGCCGCGCGCGTGCGGGAGGTCTACGAGCGGCCCGAGCCCGAGACCCTCGGCCTCAAGGCCCACGAGGCGCAGGAGGTGATGCTCATCGCGCGCTGGTTCCACCTGCACCCCGAGGAACTGGAGCACGGCGCCGCGCCCGGGGCGTGA